The following coding sequences are from one Geodermatophilus normandii window:
- a CDS encoding helix-turn-helix transcriptional regulator yields the protein MLAATVLTIFPNTAVAEPAAADSLDGHPARCGARPRSSTPHPDLDISVADIARAAHVTPRAVQLAFRRHLDTTPTAYLRQVRLAQAHRQLREATPGDGVTVTAVAARWGFTPSRFTAHYRAAYGVTPSSTLRT from the coding sequence CTGCTCGCGGCCACCGTCCTGACGATCTTCCCGAACACCGCCGTCGCCGAACCCGCGGCCGCCGACAGCCTCGACGGCCACCCGGCACGCTGCGGCGCGCGACCGCGTTCATCGACTCCCCACCCCGACCTCGACATCAGCGTCGCCGACATCGCCCGCGCCGCCCACGTCACCCCGCGGGCGGTGCAGCTGGCCTTCCGCCGGCACCTGGACACCACCCCGACCGCCTACCTGCGCCAGGTGCGGCTGGCCCAGGCGCACCGTCAGCTACGCGAGGCCACCCCCGGGGACGGAGTGACCGTCACTGCCGTCGCCGCCCGCTGGGGGTTCACGCCCAGCCGGTTCACCGCGCACTACCGCGCTGCCTACGGGGTGACCCCCAGCTCCACCCTGCGCACCTGA